In the Malania oleifera isolate guangnan ecotype guangnan chromosome 1, ASM2987363v1, whole genome shotgun sequence genome, one interval contains:
- the LOC131160148 gene encoding uncharacterized protein LOC131160148 isoform X2, whose product MSQRNQSHFCACLQNDCLHCTSDNSYIKYSHLWVQLLNCLCSFGSSFSICGYYRCKNRVDGDQEVLDAEQGIAQGACNRFEGRKDTCGISRSLDDHEESHARQVAGTWGFIFQICYQACAGAVVLTDSVYWLIIVPLFPADYFHSGFLPVSMHSVNAFLLIGDSILNRMRFPFFRIAYFFLFTVTYISFQWIIEGLFKIRSPYHFIDLSSPTTPLWYVFLALIHVPCYGIFAVIIWIKHFCLSRLLPESYQGMR is encoded by the exons ATGTCTCAAAGGAATCAATCCCACTTTTGTGCTTGCTTACAGAATGACTGCCTTCATTGCACTTCTGACAATTCTTATATCAAGTATAGTCATTTATGGGTTCAGCTCCTTAACTGCTTATGTTCA tttgggtcttctttctccATTTGTGGATATTACCGATGTAAAAATAGAGTTGATGGTGATCAGGAGGTTTTAGATGCAGAGCAAGGCATTGCCCAGGGGGCTTGCAATAGGTTTGAGGGCAGAAAAGATACATGTGGAATATCCAGAAGTTTAGATGACCATGAGGAATCTCATGCTCGCCAAGTTGCAGGCACATGgggttttatctttcaaatttgTTACCAG GCGTGTGCGGGTGCTGTGGTGCTCACTGATAGTGTCTATTGGCTCATAATTGTTCCACTGTTTCCTGCTGACTATTTTCATTCAGGTTTT CTGCCTGTTAGCATGCATTCAGTCAATGCATTTCTCCTCATTGGTGACTCAATTTTGAACAGGATG CGGTTCCCTTTTTTCCGAATTGCATATTTCTTTCTGTTCACAGTGACATACATCTCTTTCCAATGGATCATTGAGGGACTTTTTAAAATTAG GTCACCCTATCACTTTATTGATTTGTCATCCCCAACTACTCCTCTATG GTATGTATTTCTGGCTTTGATCCATGTCCCATGCTATGGCATCTTTGCTGTCATAATATGGATCAAGCACTTTTGTTTGTCAAGATTACTCCCAGAGTCTTACCAAGGTATGAGGTGA
- the LOC131160148 gene encoding uncharacterized protein LOC131160148 isoform X1: MTDDTTTINYWLYWRSFLCSVTVLAFMALSLIILRRFEYLCNSNHNRKEDCQIKTEMECLYSDEAWKPCLKGINPTFVLAYRMTAFIALLTILISSIVIYGFSSLTAYVQWTSVLVTIYFGFGSSFSICGYYRCKNRVDGDQEVLDAEQGIAQGACNRFEGRKDTCGISRSLDDHEESHARQVAGTWGFIFQICYQACAGAVVLTDSVYWLIIVPLFPADYFHSGFLPVSMHSVNAFLLIGDSILNRMRFPFFRIAYFFLFTVTYISFQWIIEGLFKIRSPYHFIDLSSPTTPLWYVFLALIHVPCYGIFAVIIWIKHFCLSRLLPESYQGMR, from the exons ATGACGGATGACACGACCACAATAAATTATTGGTTGTACTGGAGGAGCTTCCTTTGCTCAGTTACTGTGTTAGCATTCATGGCTCTATCACTAATTATATTACGGAGATTCGAATATCTTTGCAATTCAAATCACAACAGAAAAGAAGATTGTCAAATAAAAACAGAAATGGAGTGTCTGTACAGTGATGAAGCTTGGAAGCCATGTCTCAAAGGAATCAATCCCACTTTTGTGCTTGCTTACAGAATGACTGCCTTCATTGCACTTCTGACAATTCTTATATCAAGTATAGTCATTTATGGGTTCAGCTCCTTAACTGCTTATGTTCA GTGGACTTCTGTGTTGGTCACCATCTATTTTGGG tttgggtcttctttctccATTTGTGGATATTACCGATGTAAAAATAGAGTTGATGGTGATCAGGAGGTTTTAGATGCAGAGCAAGGCATTGCCCAGGGGGCTTGCAATAGGTTTGAGGGCAGAAAAGATACATGTGGAATATCCAGAAGTTTAGATGACCATGAGGAATCTCATGCTCGCCAAGTTGCAGGCACATGgggttttatctttcaaatttgTTACCAG GCGTGTGCGGGTGCTGTGGTGCTCACTGATAGTGTCTATTGGCTCATAATTGTTCCACTGTTTCCTGCTGACTATTTTCATTCAGGTTTT CTGCCTGTTAGCATGCATTCAGTCAATGCATTTCTCCTCATTGGTGACTCAATTTTGAACAGGATG CGGTTCCCTTTTTTCCGAATTGCATATTTCTTTCTGTTCACAGTGACATACATCTCTTTCCAATGGATCATTGAGGGACTTTTTAAAATTAG GTCACCCTATCACTTTATTGATTTGTCATCCCCAACTACTCCTCTATG GTATGTATTTCTGGCTTTGATCCATGTCCCATGCTATGGCATCTTTGCTGTCATAATATGGATCAAGCACTTTTGTTTGTCAAGATTACTCCCAGAGTCTTACCAAGGTATGAGGTGA